The sequence below is a genomic window from Cicer arietinum cultivar CDC Frontier isolate Library 1 chromosome 6, Cicar.CDCFrontier_v2.0, whole genome shotgun sequence.
ACAAGATTCGCAACAAAATGATAAGTTTGACCCATTACCAACCACTTTAACCATCACTTTAACCATATTAGTTTTGATTCAAAGTTCATTACCAATACCCACACCTTTGAGCATTAGCTTAATATCCTTCCACCAAAGACACACTTCATACTTAATGGGCCCATTTGTAAGAGAACACAATAATTGGATCTTTAATCAAAACGATATCTCTTTGGAGCATCTTGTTGATTGAATCAAAGTGCAATTTTGGTGTTTTCTTAAACATAAATCGAAACTCGAAAAACCATCATAACCACTAATTTAtaacatttgtttataaaaaacattgctaaaaaatataagttaagaGTCCTTctaatttttagaatgatgaCAACGCTTCAATTGATATCAgttcaataaaaacaaaaaaaaaacgaatatattatttaaactcAACTCATTAGAACAACATTAACTAAGtatatctttcaattataaaaaataattattaatttataattttaaaaaatatcatcattTATTATTAGAATTTCAAGATATTCAAATATTGATGCACGCGAATCTAAAGTACATACTCCATCAAAATTAATactattagtatttttttttaaattccttAATTATATTATCGTATATAAATGATACACGATACCCCTCGATCTTGTTTTACAACTCACACCCAatcttaatattcttttttccATTTCGGACAAAAACACGTTTTGCAATAGAAATTATAAAACCTTTTAAAGCACATATCAAAGCAAAGTTCAAAAATTTCTCACCCTTATAAATAACTATCTTCCTTTCAACACCTTCCACTTATTCCCATTTCCATTtcttcacaaacacacattaaaaaaaaaaaaaaaaaaacttcaatattttgtgaagaaaaGAATGAAGGAAGAGTTAATTATTCAAGAAGAGTATGTGTACAAAGAAGAAACCCAACTCACAGTTCTAAAAACTTCTCTGTTTTTCACTGGTGATGGATTCGTCGTTTATGATTCTAAGGGCCAACTCGTTTTCCGATTCGACTCGTATGGACCGAACACTCGTGATAAAGAAGAACTCGTGCTAATGAATTCTCATGGTCGTTCTCTTCTCACCTTGCGGAGAAAGGTAGGTATCCATTATAaccattctttttttttttatttgaatttttctcTGTTTTTGAGTTCACTCACTGTGTCTACTCAGTACTCACCGAGTCGGATTTCGTAGGTTGTGTCGTGTCTATCTGAAAGTTAAGTTTACCTATCGAGTTAAATAACCCAATTTTGTTTCCCTTACCTCTAATtggaataaactcattaaattaattttttttttttaaatttaaaattcaaaattgattttttatttgagtgATCATGTATATTTTGGAATAAAGTTTGTAAAAGTAAATCTGAGCTTTCAATGAATATATTCGGTAAGATGAGATTGCAAATGTGATCCTTCCTTTAGTTCAATCAGAAATTTAAGTTAAAATGGGAAATTTGAATTTACAACCAGATCCAACtaattgtgtaaaaaaaaaaaaaccaactaaaagtgaaataagagatttatttaatttctttttttttcttacaaaaaattCGTTTAATTTCTTTGTTGAACATGCAATTGGGAGTTGCTAATTGAAAATCAAGCATATTTTAATGACCGGAAATCTCCTAACTTTAGCTCTACTTGTTTATGTCTTTTTCTTAATCAAATTTTCTCTcgcatttaaataatttattttaattattaattttcttcTAAAATACAGAGTTACTCACCATCAAAATTAAAGATTCATTTTCTACCTTATCTTAATCATTCTATATCgaagtttttacttttttttacaaattcttTTTTGACActcacaataaaaaataaatttaaaaggtgaaataagtatattaatttattattaatcattagaatgatagaaaattataataataaatacctaATGGTATATAATAGCTTAAAAGTAATGCACAATATACTTATTTATAATagcttaatattattttcttttcttttacatGTTTTTGCTTTAAACCTCTTACTTTTAAAAAGGTACGAAGATATTTTCGGACAGAAAAAAGTAGCAACTAGTACAAATTCTTCTGATTTAAAACTTATACCATATCAATTCTTCTACATAAgagataattaaattataaataaattaataaaattaatttatttaatttatattgatacatttaacttataattataaattaaatatattaatttttattaatcatattataacataattatcttttataaaaaattgaaaaaaatattttatattattattattttgtttaacaatatttttttatattgttatttgttaaGCAGAAACCAAGTCTTCATCAACGGTGGGAAGGGTTCAAAGGGGAAAGAATTGACGGTGATAAACCATTATTCAATGTAAAAAGATCATCAATAATCGGACGGTCAAGAACAACCGTGACAGTGGAGGTGTATGATGATTCTGGTGTGGAGTACCTCATCGAAGGATGCTTCCCGCAAAGAATTTGCAAGATATTCAACACAACAAAGCAATTAGTGGCTGAGATTCGTCGAAAGGTGGACCCCACAACTAGTGTTATGCTTGGAAAGGAAGTGTTCATGCTTTGCGTTCAACCTGGTTTTGATGTGGCCTTTGCCATGGGGTTGGTTTTGGTACTTGATCAAATCAACGGTGAGAATCACTATGATAATGGAACCACGGAGACTTCGGTGCACCCTGCTACAGGAGATTGAGAAATTGGTTTTTCTCGTTCTAttttgtgatttgtgttttttaattttatttttagaaatatctGGTTAATAATTTCTCATGCTCTTCTTGTGGTTCTCCTTTTGATCTTCTTCCGACATCTTAATTTTCCTCTTTTTGTTTTGTCGTTGTATTATTGCTTGAATGtcaataataatgaaatgaTAGGTGTACATTTATATTCTTCCGTACCACAGACTTTTGTTTAatccatattaaaaaatataataattaaaagaaaaaataatttattttattaaataatttattttaattattgataaaaaaattattatgtaaatacaataatattttataaattgtgtacttaataattatttaatagtagtataaaaaaaataattagaattatattgagaataacattaattttaatacaattttttttgttgtgagATTAAAGAagtactattttttaaaattgaatccATGTTTTTCTTTAAGAGGAAAGTTGAACTCACTACCTCTTTGTTATTTCAATTCTCTCAAACCAACAAATGAATTTATGATTCTCATATGAATAAATACTTGTTAAGAAAAATTGAATCCACGCTTTAAATAAGaggataaatttttgttttctcttctaAGATAATTTTTCATTTCACTTTCACGTAAGCTTTTTTTTTGTTCAGTTTTACTCAATTGTTAGatacttttttttactaagAAGGTTAGATactttgtttgtattttttattttatattgatctattaaattattaaagtttgatactttcatattttgtttgtattttttattttattttgatctattaaattattaaagtttgatactttcatattttaaattacaaatgtTGGAGAATtgagtttattaaattataaatttaagaccatttgttgtgtttgagtcCCTTGGTTTGAAGGTTGCTTTGTTTATTTATGGGCCTTGTTTTGTGTTGGTGGGTGTGATTCGATTGTGATATTGAACAATTGCTTTAtaaattggaatttttttttgtaattatctTTAGCATACCTTGTGTCTCAGACAGTTTtcgttaatatatttatttggtttattcaaataatagatatgaccaaaatatttaacattagtaatataaatgatcaaaatatttattgtttataattcaaaaatttaaataaaacagaaaaattTGAGGAATTAAAGTGTCAACTTCTctaaaaaatgaaactaaagtatttaacatttgttatttaaagcatcataataaaataaaaaatatttaaggtaccaaaataaataaaaaattaagttaatgaaaaaaaaagtaatttatacaataaataaatttggtaTGCTTATATCTTCACACGGAGTACAACTTGCAAGTATCTTATATTTAGATAGTATGTCAAACTTGTGTGACAAAAGATAGACCAACtattaattttgtaaccattatcattgaaaattaatcataattttctgaaattgtgttttttatttttatatattatttttgcttagattattttaaaaaaattaaaatcataagatgtgttttcatatatttttcagGTAGAAAACACCAATCAAAATGTTCAGACTATTTTCTCTTTGAACTACCCGAGATGCATACAATATGGTGGTGGTGTCATTTTAGTGAACCCGCATAAACTAATCTTGATTCCAATTTATATTTAATCCATGACAATTTCATCCAAAATATACATGTCTAGATTCTTTTATGTACATAAATAGTCATCCTTGCTCAAGGATAGGTTGACTTAGATCACAACATACTTATGAAAAAGTCAATAAAATAGGTTAAATTAGTCTTGTTGTCTCTTATCTATAAGTAATATGTGTTCTGTTTAAGTCCTTAAGTTTACAAATGCTTGTCATGTTAGTCTTTcctattaattttaattaaaaaaaaaaaaagttatttttgtcCTATGTAGCATATGTGACTCAACTATATAAAAGACATAAGTTaggttcttcttcttcttcttcttcttatcaCCCAAGTAACAACATAGAATCATTGTCCGTCATAAGGAGACATTCACTAAAATGTCCATGTAATGAGATATGTGTTGTCAGAACTGGTAGTGACTTTAAGAATGTTAATTGTGGCAAAAAGTTTTTTGGTTGCAGAAACTACAAAGACATGAATGATAAGAGTTGTGGATTCTTTAATTGTGTTGATGTTGACACTAATGAACGTGATCTGAAAATTGGAAggcagaagaaaaaaatgtcaaCTTGAATGATGAAGTTACTATATTGAAAAAGAGTTTTGGCCTACAAGAAAATGGCTCATGGTGTCTATTCTATTTGGATGTGTCTATTTTAGGATAACCTAATTCTAGTGTCATTGATGTTGTGTAAAGGTAGTGAGTGCATTTCGGGGTTTCTCCAAGTATTTGAAGCAGTTAAGATTTAATGTTGTCAATGTTTAGTGATATGTAATGTTTAGTAATGATGAATGTATTTGAAGTAGTTAAGATATTATGTTGTTAATTATTGGTGAATGGtgacaataaatttatttgaagtaTAGTTATGCATAGTTGGTTATATTTTCCAAGAACCAGCAAtgaatacaataaataaataattcaaaaacaatcaattaaattcataacgATAAATTCAACATATACCTAATCCAAAATAAGAAccccaaaatatataattggatCCAATACATAACCCAAACTACATAATTGGATGtaatatacaataaaaaaaaatcacaatgtcaAATACATAATccaaaaaagtttaaaaatacaaaactaGATCCATAAACTAGAAAGAACCACAAAGTCAACTACGTAATAAAAAATGATCTTCCAACAAAAAAAGAGATCAAACTTCTCAAACATTTGGTGGTTGTATGGAATCTTCATTCAATCTTCTAACGGGAATATTTTGTCTTGTGGGTGATGGTTGGGTTGTGgcttgttgtttttgaaaatcgaaaacctttgaaaacaatttatgccaccgaaaatattactgggttgagtcgcggactaggtcgctctctttaagacgtttcgaggcactgtccaaaattgtgcaaggcagactatcaaccacgaagtccccaggataaaacactcgtaatatggcacaATGACCACTCGAAAAGGaagaaagagatgaagcagtaagaaggggagaagagagaaaagcctcagatgcGGAGTGCTTTTAgtgtgattttccaactggggagaaccctctatttataggaaaaaatcgcaactggatctgagagaTCCATGGATCACcagaacgtgcgctccaagtagtgctctcagaaacgtgcgctccaagacCACGAATCGTGCGCCCCAAACTTATGAAAATTGACTCTGACTTTTGACCGGACAGCAAGGAAACGTGAGaccaaaattagggttttg
It includes:
- the LOC101494715 gene encoding protein LURP-one-related 12-like, which produces MKEELIIQEEYVYKEETQLTVLKTSLFFTGDGFVVYDSKGQLVFRFDSYGPNTRDKEELVLMNSHGRSLLTLRRKKPSLHQRWEGFKGERIDGDKPLFNVKRSSIIGRSRTTVTVEVYDDSGVEYLIEGCFPQRICKIFNTTKQLVAEIRRKVDPTTSVMLGKEVFMLCVQPGFDVAFAMGLVLVLDQINGENHYDNGTTETSVHPATGD